A stretch of Endozoicomonas sp. SCSIO W0465 DNA encodes these proteins:
- a CDS encoding IS1595 family transposase: MDRPPRKRRLKGAPGRGTLEKDKPPVLGMIQRGGQVIINMLSNVKKATIEPFIKKHVAPQSQIYTDEYNIYDDLESWGFRHKTVCHGKGEYARDDDKDGIYEVHVNTMEGFWSLLRSWLRPHRGISQEALPLYLGFFEFLHNIGRRGKSLLQPLVNLLVT; encoded by the coding sequence CTGGATCGTCCACCGAGAAAAAGAAGGCTTAAAGGCGCTCCGGGCCGTGGGACTCTTGAAAAAGACAAACCGCCGGTATTGGGAATGATTCAAAGGGGAGGTCAGGTCATTATCAACATGCTGTCGAACGTTAAGAAGGCGACAATCGAACCATTTATCAAGAAACACGTAGCCCCACAGAGCCAGATTTATACCGATGAATACAACATCTATGATGACCTTGAAAGCTGGGGCTTCAGACATAAAACGGTCTGTCACGGCAAAGGTGAGTATGCTCGTGATGATGACAAAGACGGTATTTACGAGGTGCATGTTAATACTATGGAGGGGTTTTGGTCACTTCTACGCTCGTGGCTAAGGCCTCACAGGGGAATATCCCAAGAGGCTTTACCCCTTTACCTTGGCTTTTTTGAGTTTTTGCATAATATTGGCCGAAGAGGCAAAAGTCTTCTTCAGCCCTTAGTCAACTTGCTGGTTACATAG
- a CDS encoding transposase produces the protein MNIGRISDLISNDTCFEMIRENRWPDGTVLCPHCDSENVKKNGHDNVQVECQHYYCKSCKRYFDDLTNTVFAGHHRPLKVWIACLYLMGLNVSNSQIAQELDLCVSDAHHMTTVLRNGVVDRKPEVILDGEVEFDEVYIVAGHKGHPEALKKSGSSTEKKKA, from the coding sequence ATGAATATAGGCCGAATCTCAGATCTCATCAGTAATGACACCTGCTTTGAGATGATCCGTGAGAACCGCTGGCCAGATGGCACTGTTCTCTGTCCGCACTGTGATTCTGAGAATGTCAAAAAGAATGGACACGACAATGTGCAGGTAGAGTGCCAGCACTATTACTGTAAGTCCTGTAAGCGCTACTTCGATGACCTGACAAATACGGTTTTCGCAGGACACCACCGACCACTCAAAGTCTGGATTGCCTGTCTCTATTTAATGGGGCTGAACGTCTCCAACAGCCAGATAGCTCAGGAACTTGATCTGTGTGTCAGTGATGCACACCATATGACCACAGTCTTACGAAATGGTGTTGTTGACCGAAAGCCTGAAGTGATTCTTGATGGCGAAGTTGAATTCGACGAGGTCTACATTGTAGCTGGTCACAAGGGACACCCTGAAGCATTAAAAAAATCTGGATCGTCCACCGAGAAAAAGAAGGCTTAA
- a CDS encoding transposase yields the protein MIPELPATMSAEILLKENAELRMRVACLEERCRELEEKVGKNSQNSSKPPSSDGYQKPCKNSNSPDHSDDLSADKGTDPSDEKPNPKSLRQSSGNKAGGKKGHQGTCLKQVDIPDYIEYLPVKECNKCQASLLDSEPVKYIERQVFEPGRPGEFEVTAHRAEVKICTCGCRNQAEFPEGVTAAAQYGSATQAMAVYLNQYHFLPFKRVSKYFNTLYKMSVSAGTVANFVARTYENLASTEEVIRDALRESSVAGADETGMRAEGSLHWLHVMRDEQWTLYYLSEKRGREAMDTMGILLTFAGVLVHDHWRLFSNSELLNYPWWI from the coding sequence ATGATTCCAGAACTACCCGCAACTATGTCGGCTGAGATTCTCTTGAAAGAGAATGCAGAGCTGCGGATGAGAGTTGCCTGTCTGGAAGAGCGATGTCGAGAATTGGAAGAAAAGGTTGGCAAGAACAGTCAAAACAGCAGCAAGCCGCCATCGTCTGATGGTTATCAAAAACCTTGTAAAAACAGTAATTCTCCAGATCATTCTGACGACCTTTCCGCAGATAAAGGTACCGATCCATCGGATGAAAAACCCAATCCTAAAAGTCTGAGACAGTCTTCTGGTAATAAAGCCGGTGGAAAGAAAGGGCATCAGGGCACTTGTCTTAAACAGGTCGATATCCCTGACTATATTGAGTACCTTCCGGTTAAAGAATGCAATAAATGTCAGGCGTCTCTTCTTGATAGTGAGCCGGTCAAATATATTGAACGACAGGTGTTTGAACCAGGGAGACCGGGTGAATTTGAAGTAACGGCCCATAGAGCTGAAGTAAAAATCTGCACTTGTGGTTGTCGGAATCAGGCTGAATTCCCGGAAGGTGTTACCGCTGCCGCACAATATGGCTCAGCCACACAGGCTATGGCCGTCTATCTTAACCAATACCATTTCCTGCCTTTTAAGCGCGTGTCAAAGTATTTTAATACTCTCTATAAAATGAGTGTAAGTGCAGGCACTGTCGCCAATTTTGTGGCCAGAACCTATGAAAATCTGGCTTCTACTGAAGAGGTTATTCGTGACGCCTTGCGGGAATCGTCTGTTGCCGGAGCCGATGAAACGGGTATGCGGGCCGAGGGCTCTTTGCACTGGCTACACGTTATGCGGGATGAACAATGGACGCTCTACTACTTGTCTGAAAAGCGAGGTCGTGAGGCCATGGACACGATGGGCATACTGCTAACATTTGCAGGCGTTCTGGTTCATGATCATTGGAGGCTCTTTTCGAATTCCGAACTGCTGAACTATCCTTGGTGGATATAA
- a CDS encoding TrkH family potassium uptake protein yields MNHRPVLYVIGLFLTAMAKFMLIPVIYDLLTGDSDIWEFVAAAAITLITGGALTINFKPEHFNMKPSQVFVLTTLCWLAVCTFAALPFWFKLPISYTDAFFETMSGITTTGSTILTGLDRMAPGILLWRSLLQWFGGIGFIVLAVAVLPFLKVGGMRLFQSESSDWSEKAMPRSGSIAKRIVTVYLIMTAICAYLYFLGGMTGFEAVNHSMTTVSTGGYSTSDASMGLFNNPFIIWTSTLFMILASLPFVLFVRCMRGEVNCLYQDTQVQAFIGFVVAVWLVLSIWLCFHSDYTFLQSLTLVSFNTTSTITTTGFAYGDYTLWGGFANLMFFFLLFVGGCSGSTAGGIKIFRFQIGGKLLNIQLKQLVHPRACFVQTYNGQQISSEILRSLIGFSFFFILLIALMSLLLSLCHLDPITSITGATTAVSNVGPGLGTIIGPAGNFSSLPDTAKWILSAGMLLGRLEVITVLVLFTPAFWKG; encoded by the coding sequence ATGAACCACCGCCCGGTACTCTATGTGATTGGCCTGTTCCTGACCGCGATGGCCAAGTTTATGCTCATTCCTGTCATCTATGATCTGCTGACAGGTGATTCTGATATCTGGGAATTTGTGGCTGCTGCAGCTATTACCCTGATTACGGGGGGTGCCCTGACCATCAATTTCAAGCCAGAGCACTTTAATATGAAACCCAGTCAAGTCTTTGTGCTGACCACACTCTGCTGGCTGGCAGTATGTACTTTTGCAGCACTTCCCTTCTGGTTCAAACTCCCCATCAGTTACACCGACGCTTTTTTTGAAACCATGTCGGGCATTACCACCACCGGGTCCACTATATTGACAGGTCTGGATCGTATGGCCCCCGGTATATTGCTCTGGCGGTCACTGCTGCAGTGGTTTGGTGGCATCGGTTTTATTGTGCTGGCTGTTGCCGTTCTGCCATTTCTCAAAGTGGGTGGTATGCGGTTGTTCCAGAGTGAATCTTCCGACTGGTCCGAGAAAGCAATGCCCCGCTCAGGCAGCATTGCCAAACGTATCGTTACTGTCTATCTGATCATGACGGCTATCTGCGCCTACCTTTATTTCCTGGGCGGCATGACCGGATTCGAAGCGGTCAACCATTCGATGACCACGGTATCAACCGGCGGGTATTCCACCTCAGATGCTTCCATGGGACTATTTAATAACCCGTTTATCATCTGGACAAGCACCCTGTTCATGATATTGGCCAGCTTGCCCTTTGTTCTGTTTGTTCGCTGCATGCGGGGTGAAGTTAACTGTCTTTATCAGGATACACAAGTACAGGCCTTTATCGGTTTTGTGGTTGCCGTCTGGCTGGTGTTGTCTATCTGGTTATGCTTCCACTCTGACTACACCTTTTTACAATCGCTGACCCTGGTCTCCTTTAACACCACCTCAACCATCACCACCACAGGCTTTGCCTATGGCGACTATACGTTATGGGGCGGCTTTGCCAACCTGATGTTTTTCTTTCTGCTGTTCGTGGGTGGCTGCTCCGGGTCAACGGCGGGGGGGATCAAGATCTTCCGCTTCCAGATCGGAGGAAAGTTGCTCAACATCCAGTTGAAGCAACTGGTCCATCCAAGGGCCTGTTTTGTACAAACCTATAATGGCCAGCAAATCAGCAGTGAAATTCTCCGTTCACTGATCGGTTTCAGCTTCTTCTTCATCCTGCTCATTGCGTTGATGAGCCTGTTATTGTCCCTCTGTCATCTTGACCCGATAACCAGCATTACCGGTGCCACCACAGCCGTATCCAATGTGGGTCCCGGCCTGGGAACAATCATTGGCCCGGCCGGCAATTTCAGCTCGCTTCCGGATACCGCCAAATGGATATTAAGCGCCGGAATGCTCCTTGGCAGACTTGAGGTTATTACCGTTCTTGTGCTTTTTACACCTGCGTTTTGGAAAGGCTGA
- a CDS encoding transposase — translation MKNDLIELYSDYLLSSSGKTTATGVSELLDNVYSHDQFTRLLSNNEFTSRDLWLYVKPVVRQVECSDGVLIFDDTIQEKQFSKENALNTWHFDHTKNRTVKGINLLNAHYHAGDASIPVAYKLIEKTILYTDLKTKKVRRYAEQTKNEMMREMLMICCHNQLMFRYVLADSWFCSNDNMMFIRHDCNKHFLMAMKSNRKVSLSLDDKLQGRSQRIDTVDFSEDKPVQGWIAGVDFPVLLYRQVFKNKDGSTGILYLVCSDLDCDAETLKAIYEKRWKVEVFHKTLKSNASMAKSPAHTVRTQSNHIFLSIYSAFRLEVLSLKVNLNHFQLRAKIYMAGLKASLGQLRELLAA, via the coding sequence ATGAAAAATGATCTCATAGAACTTTATTCTGACTACCTGTTGTCGTCGTCTGGGAAGACCACTGCAACGGGAGTGTCAGAGCTTTTGGATAATGTCTACAGTCATGACCAATTCACCCGATTGCTTTCAAACAATGAGTTTACCAGTCGTGACTTATGGCTTTACGTTAAACCCGTCGTGCGACAGGTTGAGTGCAGTGATGGGGTTTTGATCTTTGACGATACGATTCAGGAAAAGCAGTTCAGCAAAGAGAATGCCCTGAACACCTGGCATTTTGATCATACAAAAAATCGCACCGTGAAAGGTATAAATCTGCTCAATGCACACTACCATGCCGGAGATGCGTCGATTCCTGTCGCCTATAAATTGATCGAGAAAACCATCCTGTACACCGACTTGAAGACAAAAAAGGTAAGACGATATGCAGAGCAAACCAAAAATGAAATGATGCGGGAGATGCTGATGATTTGCTGCCATAACCAGCTTATGTTCCGCTATGTCCTTGCAGATAGCTGGTTTTGCTCAAACGACAATATGATGTTTATTCGACACGACTGTAATAAACATTTCCTGATGGCGATGAAGTCAAACCGCAAGGTATCCCTCAGTCTGGACGACAAATTACAAGGCCGTTCACAGCGTATAGATACTGTTGATTTTTCAGAAGATAAGCCTGTACAAGGGTGGATAGCAGGTGTCGATTTCCCTGTTCTGCTATACCGTCAGGTCTTTAAAAACAAAGACGGAAGCACAGGCATTCTCTATCTGGTTTGCAGCGATCTTGACTGTGATGCCGAGACTCTCAAGGCAATCTACGAGAAACGGTGGAAAGTCGAGGTCTTCCATAAAACGCTGAAATCGAATGCGTCAATGGCCAAGTCACCGGCGCATACTGTGAGAACACAGAGTAATCATATCTTTCTTTCAATTTACTCAGCCTTCAGGTTGGAAGTATTGTCATTGAAAGTAAATCTGAATCACTTTCAGCTCAGAGCCAAAATCTATATGGCAGGGCTGAAAGCTTCGTTGGGGCAGCTGAGAGAGCTGTTAGCTGCGTAA